The following proteins are encoded in a genomic region of Nicotiana sylvestris chromosome 4, ASM39365v2, whole genome shotgun sequence:
- the LOC104235711 gene encoding zinc finger CCCH domain-containing protein 49-like produces the protein MAHRLLRDAEADGWERSDFPIICESCLGDSPYVRMTKADYDKECKICTRPFTVFRWRPGRDARYKKSEICQTCSKLKNVCQVCLLDLEYGLPVQVRDTALSINSNDAIPKSDVNREYFAEEHDRRARAGIDYESSYGKARPNDTILKLQRTTPYYKRNRAHVCSFFIRGQCTRGLECPYRHEMPETGELSQQNIKDRYYGVNDPVAMKLLNKAGEMPSLEPPDDESIRTLYVGGVDARISEQDLRDHFYAHGEIESIKMVVQRGCAFVTYTTREGAEKAAEELANRLVIKGLRLKLLWGRPQAPKPETELSDEARQQAAVSHSGLLPRAVISQQQNQLPPPPGTQEQPPPMPYFNIPPMPQQERAYYPSMDPQRMGAVVPSQEGASSSATGSGPENKSGSEKQPQGQQHYAYPPAPPPQGQFYPPYYPPYGYMPPPPPQHYQQYPPPYQAARPPPPPAGEQAAYQQKPQPAVPAAQQP, from the exons ATGGCGCATAGATTGTTGAGAGACGCAGAAGCAGATGGATGGGAACGATCTGATTTTCCGATTATTTGTGAGTCTTGTCTTGGAGATAGTCCTTACGTACGAATG ACAAAAGCAGATTATGACAAGGAGTGCAAGATATGCACACGACCCTTCACAGTGTTCAGATGGAGGCCTGGTCGGGATGCAAGATACAAAAAATCTGAGATCTGTCAGACCTGCAGCAAATTGAAGAATGTTTGTCAAGTTTGTCTTTTGGATCTTGAGTATGGTTTGCCAGTTCAGGTCCGAGACACTGCTCTCAGTATCAATTCGAATGATGCAATTCCCAAGAGTGACGTTAATAGGGAATATTTTGCGGAGGAGCATGACCGCAGG GCGAGAGCAGGGATTGACTACGAATCTTCATATGGGAAAGCTCGTCCAAATGACACTATTTTGAAGCTCCAAAGAACAACTCCATACTACAAGAGGAATCGGGCACATGTTTGTAGTTTCTTTATACGTGGTCAATGTACAAGAGGTTTGGAGTGCCCTTATAGGCATGAAATGCCTGAGACTGGGGAGTTGTCACAGCAAAACATTAAGGACCGTTATTACGG AGTTAATGATCCCGTGGCTATGAAGCTACTTAATAAGGCAGGTGAAATGCCTTCATTGGAGCCCCCAGATGATGAGAGCATTAGAACCCTCTATGTGGGTGGTGTTGATGCAAGAATCAGCGAGCAGGATCTAAGGGACCACTTTTATGCACATGGAGAAATCGAGTCCATTAAAATGGTGGTGCAGCGTGGTTGTGCTTTTGTAACCTACACGACAAGAGAAGGTGCAGAGAAGGCGGCTGAGGAACTAGCGAACAGGCTAGTGATAAAAGGCTTGAGGCTGAAGCTTCTCTGGGGGAGACCACAGGCTCCTAAACCAGAGACCGAGCTGTCTGATGAAGCAAGACAGCAGGCTGCAGTGTCACACAGTGGATTGTTGCCCAGAGCTGTCATATCACAACAGCAGAATCAGCTTCCTCCACCCCCAGGCACACAGGAACAACCCCCACCAATGCCATACTTCAACATTCCGCCAATGCCTCAGCAAGAAAGAGCATATTATCCGTCAATGGATCCTCAAAGGATGGGTGCCGTAGTTCCATCTCAGGAGGGGGCTTCTAGTTCAGCTACGGGGTCAGGTCCTGAAAACAAGAGTGGTTCTGAGAAACAACCACAAGGACAGCAGCATTATGCGTATCCACCGGCACCCCCACCTCAAGGTCAATTTTACCCGCCTTACTATCCACCCTATGGCTATATGCCTCCACCACCGCCTCAACATTATCAGCAGTATCCCCCGCCTTATCAAGCTGCCAGACCTCCACCACCTCCTGCTGGTGAGCAAGCAGCTTATCAGCAGAAGCCTCAACCAGCAGTACCGGCAGCACAGCAACCTTAA